The sequence below is a genomic window from Ignavibacteria bacterium.
GGCGCGGCGGGACTGAGAATCCGGCATCCATAATAGGTTTCGCAGAAGCTGTTAAAATTGCCTCGCAAAATATGCAGAAAAACTTTGATCACGTAAGCCTCTTGAGGAGTCTTTTTACTGAAGGGGTCCATTCAATTGATCCGGAGGGGATTGAGGTTAACGGGGGGAATAATGTACTGCCCCACGTCCTTAGCATTACGTTCAGAAGCGAATATTATAATTCGGATGCCGAGGCTATGCTGATATACCTTGATATCAACGGCGTTGCAGCTTCAAACGGGGCTGCCTGTACTTCAGGTACGCTCAAGCCCTCACACGTAATATTAAGTATGGGTAAGAAAATGGAAGACGCACGCGGCACGCTCCGCTTTTCTTTCGGCTCACAGAATACGGCAGAAGAGGTGGAATACGTACTTGAAATATTAAATAAAATGGCACTAAAATTCAGAAAGAATAGCTAGTATATAAAAATGGCCGGATCTTATTTTAACCATAAAACCCGGCCCACAACTTAAAACTTAAAACTGATCATTTATCTGTTGGAATAAAGACTTTCGTAATACTTCTGGTACTCACCGGAAATGATCCTCTTCCACCACTGTTCGTTTTCTTTATACCATTCAATTGTTTTGCAGATAGCCTCGTCAAACATGAACGACGGCTTCCAGCCAAGCTCTGTCCTGATCTTTGTGGAATCTATCGCATAACGCCTGTCGTGACCCGGGCGATCCTTGACGTACTCAATGAGTTCATCCCCTTTTCCAAGGTTTTTCAGGATCAGCCTTACGATCTCGATATTTGTCATCTCCTGGCTTGCCCCGATGTTGTAGACTTCACCCACCCTGCCTTTCTCAAAAACGAGGTCAATTGCCTTATTATGGTCGATAACATAGATCCAGTCCCTTACGTTCAGACCGTCGCCATAGACCGGAAGTTTCCTGTTATTCATGCAGTTTAAGATCATAAGAGGGATAAGCTTTTCAGGAAACTGATAAGGCCCGTAGTTATTTGAACACCTGGTTATTACAACAGGCAGCCCGTATGTATGATAAAACGCCAGAGCCATCATGTCGGCTGAAGCCTTGCTGGAGGAATATGGGCTGTTTGGTGAAAGAGGTGTTTTTTCTGTAAAAAGCCCTTCCTTACCCAGGCTGCCGTAGACTTCATCGGTTGAAACCTGGAGGAATTTTTCCACCTGGTGCCTTCTTGCAGCTTCCAGGAGAACGTTTGGACCAATAACGTTTGTCCTGAAGAAGACTTCAGAACCCAGTATGCTCCTGTCCACGTGGCTTTCGGCGGCAAAGTTAATGACATATTTTATGGAATACTGCTGGAAGACGTAATCTACCAGTTCAGCATTTGTAATATCACCTTTAACAAAGCGGTAATTTGTTTTGCTTTCAGATTCCTTCAGGTTCTCAAGATTTCCTGCATAAGTAAGCTTGTCCAGATTGATTATATTATAATCATCTCTTTCACCTAGGATATGATTAATGAAATTGCTGCCGATAAATCCGGCGCCGCCTGTTACCAAAATATTTTTCATAAGTCTTTCTTAATAGTTAAAAAATCCTACAAATATTCCCGCCTGAATAAAAAGCGAATTGCTATTCAGGTCACCGGGCACGTTAGTTAATTCCTGTCCGTTATCTACCTGCCAGTTATTCCCGAGGGCCAGGTTGTAGCCTGCCCCGAGCCTGAA
It includes:
- the rfbB gene encoding dTDP-glucose 4,6-dehydratase, producing the protein MKNILVTGGAGFIGSNFINHILGERDDYNIINLDKLTYAGNLENLKESESKTNYRFVKGDITNAELVDYVFQQYSIKYVINFAAESHVDRSILGSEVFFRTNVIGPNVLLEAARRHQVEKFLQVSTDEVYGSLGKEGLFTEKTPLSPNSPYSSSKASADMMALAFYHTYGLPVVITRCSNNYGPYQFPEKLIPLMILNCMNNRKLPVYGDGLNVRDWIYVIDHNKAIDLVFEKGRVGEVYNIGASQEMTNIEIVRLILKNLGKGDELIEYVKDRPGHDRRYAIDSTKIRTELGWKPSFMFDEAICKTIEWYKENEQWWKRIISGEYQKYYESLYSNR